In the genome of Caldalkalibacillus salinus, one region contains:
- a CDS encoding Ger(x)C family spore germination protein, whose protein sequence is MKKSVILTVVMLFSLTGCWDKAEIEQNAFPVTVGLDKGEGDSIDVTYEIANPREVSSVLTQGKPNEPSEIITLNAPDLLSAKDLVNTAIMKDVRLSHLKTIVISEELARSEAFTSIVQATLRDRQIRRNINMIVSRERAATFIRENNPELERRPHKFYELMVSRYMDTGLLPQATLYRYFDSLGENPSLFLAVYATASQFEPKPVDQADDLAAGELSKYGSNPVQILGSAVFKNGKMVSKLTGIETRLSLLLRPDTKADNLLSDFNDPKNKKYHIVTRLMKKEPTIIDIQLDQEVINVTVPVNIELLAVPSQIDYVNNIENKNLLIRAIENQLNESAKQIVKKTQEDFQADAFEWTRIVRQKFKTWEGYMNYSWEDHFPQYDVNVNFDVELMRFGKQLSPSQGGQ, encoded by the coding sequence ATGAAAAAGAGTGTTATCTTAACCGTTGTCATGCTGTTTAGTTTAACGGGGTGCTGGGATAAAGCCGAAATTGAACAAAACGCCTTTCCGGTCACGGTAGGTCTGGACAAAGGGGAAGGAGACAGTATTGATGTCACATATGAGATTGCCAACCCGCGTGAAGTATCTTCAGTGCTGACGCAAGGAAAACCTAATGAACCGAGTGAGATTATCACCCTTAACGCACCAGACTTACTTTCGGCCAAAGATTTGGTCAACACGGCGATTATGAAGGATGTCCGCTTGTCTCACTTAAAGACCATTGTCATTAGTGAAGAGCTGGCCCGTTCGGAAGCGTTTACGTCTATCGTACAAGCCACATTACGGGACAGACAAATCCGACGCAACATCAATATGATCGTTTCTAGGGAACGAGCGGCAACTTTCATCCGCGAAAATAATCCTGAATTAGAGCGTCGTCCGCATAAATTCTATGAGTTAATGGTCAGCCGTTATATGGATACAGGATTACTACCCCAGGCGACTTTATATCGTTATTTTGATAGCTTAGGTGAAAATCCCTCCCTTTTTCTTGCTGTATATGCCACAGCGAGTCAGTTTGAACCTAAGCCCGTAGACCAAGCGGATGATCTGGCAGCAGGGGAGTTATCAAAATACGGGAGCAACCCTGTGCAGATATTAGGCTCAGCCGTTTTTAAGAATGGCAAGATGGTCAGCAAGCTGACAGGCATTGAAACAAGATTAAGCTTATTATTAAGGCCCGATACAAAAGCGGACAACCTACTATCAGATTTTAATGACCCAAAGAATAAAAAATATCATATCGTTACGAGGTTGATGAAGAAGGAGCCTACAATCATTGACATACAATTGGATCAAGAAGTGATCAATGTCACTGTACCGGTTAACATTGAATTGCTTGCGGTTCCTAGTCAGATCGATTATGTCAACAATATAGAGAACAAAAACCTTCTGATTAGAGCGATAGAAAACCAATTGAACGAAAGTGCGAAGCAGATCGTAAAGAAGACACAAGAGGATTTCCAAGCCGATGCATTTGAATGGACGAGGATCGTAAGACAGAAATTTAAAACTTGGGAAGGTTATATGAACTACAGTTGGGAGGATCATTTTCCTCAATACGATGTCAATGTTAATTTTGATGTTGAGCTGATGAGGTTTGGTAAACAACTTAGCCCGAGTCAGGGAGGTCAATGA
- a CDS encoding GerAB/ArcD/ProY family transporter, translated as MRHQEDIVGVREFCALILITIGLKVADMTPVAMFPLGATATWLIPIVSVIVVFLSFLCLFRLLIASESVDVFDLVFKLTGQYMGFVISFLLFTFMFVTTVLYSRSFVNILNSMYFPTTPINVVFLIVFVCIWFVATRGFESVARTAWLVVPYMTLAFVVLILFIWQDLRWDHLFPWQGMGVGEITEGGIRYSFLFGEVLILAIFLPFVRKVGQYKQATLIGLGVVLVELVFYLAVYVAMYNYPSVETIPYPFQQLTRVVDLGPIFTNMEALFIGFWAIAFIVRLAIYLYTTVYIFAKTLKLDDMRPMVFPLAVIFVFIGILPESVLEIIYILRDSLLYQLNWLMILLLPFGLWLLSKMKGRHAV; from the coding sequence ATGAGACATCAAGAAGATATTGTTGGGGTACGTGAGTTTTGTGCACTGATCCTTATCACTATTGGTCTTAAAGTGGCAGACATGACGCCTGTAGCAATGTTTCCCTTAGGAGCTACGGCGACATGGTTGATTCCAATCGTATCAGTTATTGTGGTCTTCTTATCTTTTCTCTGCTTATTTAGACTTTTGATCGCTTCCGAAAGCGTAGATGTTTTTGATTTAGTCTTCAAGCTAACAGGTCAGTATATGGGGTTTGTCATTAGTTTTCTTCTGTTTACTTTCATGTTTGTGACCACCGTCCTCTATAGTCGGAGTTTCGTTAATATCCTCAATTCAATGTATTTTCCGACTACGCCCATTAACGTCGTCTTTTTGATCGTTTTTGTTTGTATATGGTTTGTCGCTACTCGTGGGTTTGAAAGTGTGGCACGGACAGCATGGCTAGTGGTCCCGTATATGACACTCGCGTTTGTGGTGCTCATTTTATTTATATGGCAAGATCTACGCTGGGATCATCTCTTTCCCTGGCAAGGGATGGGAGTGGGTGAGATAACAGAAGGGGGGATTCGTTATAGTTTTTTGTTTGGTGAAGTATTAATTTTAGCTATTTTTCTGCCTTTTGTACGAAAGGTCGGTCAATATAAGCAAGCCACATTGATTGGTTTAGGCGTCGTTCTCGTAGAGCTTGTCTTCTACTTAGCTGTATATGTGGCCATGTACAATTATCCTTCTGTAGAGACGATCCCTTATCCCTTTCAGCAGTTGACAAGGGTCGTTGATTTGGGGCCTATCTTTACTAATATGGAAGCGCTTTTTATCGGGTTTTGGGCCATCGCTTTTATCGTGCGATTAGCCATTTACTTGTACACCACCGTCTACATTTTTGCTAAGACACTGAAGTTGGATGATATGAGACCGATGGTGTTTCCCCTGGCGGTGATTTTCGTATTCATAGGCATTCTCCCCGAATCTGTGCTAGAGATAATTTATATATTACGTGATAGCCTATTATATCAGCTCAATTGGTTGATGATCCTTTTATTACCTTTTGGTTTATGGCTACTTTCTAAGATGAAAGGAAGACATGCAGTATGA
- a CDS encoding spore germination protein has product MSRQPRHIGTTLDQNIIGLREAFSSPTNQDLIERKIRVPHKGKTFVVIYIRGLINENVIDDKVIKPLSTDQKLQDGLWGEESIEATPTILEYTSHDTLEEVIHRLLQGHTIILFEGKNKAYAVPTVGFKHRSVTEPEMEIVIKGPRESFVESREMNGSLIRKQLKHSHLVTDTMRLGQTQSEVSLMYIDGLVRPGLLKEVREKIKDIPAEHVQNLSMLEQYIEDKPYSLVPTVLYTERPDRAASFLQEGHVVLLMDSSPVCLVVPVTFWSFFHTAEDQYQRWAFGNQMRIIRLIAFFAALFLPAMFVAVLNYHVEMVPTDLLLTMGGTRENVPFPVLFEVLLVEVTFDIIREAGIRMPTKMGIVVTLIGALIISLAAIEAGMVSPIVIVVVGFASLASFTIPSNSFNFAVRIARFGFIALAGFMGLLGMALGITVCVAYLVSTQSFGVPFVSPMAPHYRSSKDLILRPPVWKQWLRPFNIHPQDPVRHQKGGSRR; this is encoded by the coding sequence ATGTCAAGACAGCCAAGACACATCGGCACAACACTTGATCAAAACATAATCGGCTTGAGGGAAGCTTTCTCCTCTCCTACGAATCAAGATTTGATTGAAAGAAAAATCCGCGTACCTCATAAAGGAAAAACTTTTGTGGTGATCTATATTAGAGGACTAATCAATGAGAACGTCATTGACGACAAAGTGATCAAACCTTTATCCACTGATCAAAAGCTTCAAGATGGTCTGTGGGGTGAAGAGAGCATAGAAGCCACACCAACAATATTAGAGTACACGTCCCATGACACACTGGAAGAGGTTATTCATCGATTACTTCAAGGCCATACGATCATCTTGTTTGAAGGTAAAAATAAAGCTTACGCTGTACCCACTGTAGGTTTTAAACATAGAAGTGTGACAGAGCCCGAAATGGAAATCGTTATTAAAGGACCACGTGAATCGTTTGTAGAGTCAAGAGAAATGAATGGCTCTTTGATTAGAAAGCAATTAAAACATTCACATTTAGTAACAGATACGATGCGTTTAGGTCAAACTCAATCAGAAGTATCATTGATGTATATAGATGGACTTGTTAGGCCAGGTCTCCTTAAAGAAGTGAGAGAAAAAATAAAAGACATTCCGGCTGAACACGTACAAAATTTATCAATGTTAGAACAATATATTGAAGATAAACCTTATTCACTTGTACCCACTGTTTTGTACACGGAACGCCCAGACAGAGCGGCCTCCTTTCTTCAGGAAGGTCATGTCGTCCTGTTAATGGACAGTTCTCCAGTATGTCTGGTTGTTCCCGTGACATTTTGGTCCTTCTTTCATACGGCTGAAGATCAATACCAGCGATGGGCCTTCGGTAATCAGATGCGAATCATTAGACTCATTGCTTTCTTTGCTGCTTTGTTTCTCCCTGCCATGTTTGTAGCTGTATTAAATTATCATGTTGAGATGGTGCCAACAGACCTCCTGCTAACCATGGGGGGAACGAGGGAAAACGTGCCTTTTCCAGTTTTATTTGAAGTGCTCTTAGTAGAGGTTACTTTTGATATTATCAGAGAAGCGGGTATCCGCATGCCAACTAAGATGGGTATAGTCGTGACATTGATTGGGGCACTCATTATTAGTCTCGCCGCCATTGAAGCTGGGATGGTCAGCCCGATTGTGATTGTAGTTGTTGGGTTTGCTAGCTTAGCCTCGTTCACGATACCTTCCAACAGCTTTAATTTTGCGGTAAGGATTGCAAGGTTTGGCTTTATTGCTTTAGCAGGGTTTATGGGTTTATTAGGTATGGCGCTTGGCATTACTGTTTGTGTGGCCTATCTCGTATCTACTCAATCTTTTGGTGTGCCATTTGTGTCTCCCATGGCGCCACACTACCGCTCCTCAAAGGATCTGATACTGAGACCGCCAGTGTGGAAGCAGTGGCTCAGACCGTTTAATATTCACCCTCAAGATCCAGTACGTCATCAGAAGGGAGGATCAAGACGATGA
- a CDS encoding RNA ligase family protein, with protein MKFSPITPFEPISTDEWPSGEQWVSQVKWDGVRILVYYDGKEVNIFNRRHNNRILQYPELADVHAYCNGGSFILDGEVIALDEGKPSFHKVMKRDRIRKSDRVALAQKEVPITYMIFDILYYNGEWITNKPLEERQHILTDIITVSDTVQVVKNHSHPEDLYQVVTKHDLEGIVMKDMRGTYTIGGKDKRWQKRKVFKDLVAVVGGVTFRSKQVNALLLGLYDEQERLQYIGHAGTGKLTQHDWKNITKTAEALQIETQPFVNTPERSKDAMWVQPELTVKINFIEWTKSHTLRQPSIQSIVKADPKSCTFEQN; from the coding sequence ATGAAATTTTCCCCTATCACGCCATTTGAGCCTATCAGTACAGACGAATGGCCCTCAGGAGAACAATGGGTCAGTCAGGTCAAGTGGGATGGTGTCCGTATTCTCGTCTATTATGATGGTAAAGAGGTCAATATCTTTAACAGAAGACACAACAATCGTATCCTGCAATATCCTGAATTAGCCGATGTCCACGCCTATTGCAACGGGGGATCATTCATCTTAGACGGTGAGGTCATCGCATTAGATGAAGGTAAGCCCTCATTCCACAAGGTGATGAAAAGAGATCGTATACGTAAAAGTGACCGTGTCGCTTTAGCCCAAAAAGAAGTTCCGATCACCTATATGATATTCGACATCCTCTACTACAATGGTGAATGGATTACAAATAAGCCATTAGAGGAAAGACAACACATATTAACTGACATCATCACTGTGTCTGACACCGTGCAAGTGGTCAAGAACCATTCTCACCCCGAGGACCTATATCAAGTGGTGACAAAACATGATTTAGAAGGCATTGTGATGAAAGATATGCGAGGAACCTATACTATCGGAGGAAAAGATAAACGGTGGCAAAAAAGAAAGGTTTTTAAGGACCTTGTTGCTGTGGTTGGTGGTGTCACGTTCCGTTCAAAACAGGTTAACGCGTTACTTTTAGGTCTTTATGATGAACAAGAAAGATTACAGTATATTGGCCACGCCGGAACAGGGAAACTGACACAGCATGACTGGAAAAATATCACGAAAACAGCTGAAGCGTTACAGATAGAGACTCAACCGTTTGTAAATACACCAGAACGAAGCAAAGATGCCATGTGGGTTCAACCTGAACTCACAGTTAAAATTAATTTTATTGAATGGACAAAATCTCATACACTGAGACAACCAAGTATTCAATCGATCGTGAAAGCAGACCCCAAATCTTGCACCTTTGAACAAAATTAA